A window of Mangifera indica cultivar Alphonso chromosome 13, CATAS_Mindica_2.1, whole genome shotgun sequence contains these coding sequences:
- the LOC123194657 gene encoding tetraspanin-18-like — MAICTRCCLLTSLKIVDIFTNLFAVGMIVYALWLQKKWNESVAELPPTAYLPRPWFIQSCLAVGMAVCLTTLFGHMVANCINNSILCIYILIFSSLVFIEVFVVIAVFFRMDWESLIAEHTYEHYKVFSSFVVFHLKMCQLIVLLILVPQINIIALALLLWAIGIDPRSTRNNPEMRVVIQSFLVGPSSPLPDESRQTCNSCENALEEYTHQSFWSFFKAELRMRFQRTRVS, encoded by the exons ATGGCCATCTGTACTCGGTGTTGCTTGCTCACCTCTTTAAAGATTGTGGACATTTTTACTAACTTGTTTGCTGTTGGAATGATTGTTTATGCTCTTTGGCTTCAAAAGAAGTGGAATGAAAGCGTCGCTGAGCTTCCTCCTACTGCTTATCTTCCCAGACCATG GTTCATACAGTCATGTTTAGCGGTGGGAATGGCTGTTTGTTTGACCACTCTCTTTGGTCATATGGTTGCAAATTGTATCAACAATTCTATTCTTTGCATA TACATTCTTATATTCTCCTCCCTGGTTTTCATCGAAGTATTTGTGGTTATTGCAGTATTCTTCAGGATGGACTGGGAATCG CTAATTGCCGAACACACTTATGAACACTATAAGGTGTTCAGTAGTTTTGTGGTCTTCCATCTAAAGATGTGTCAACTCATTGTACTGCTGATTTTGGTGCCACAG ATCAATATCATTGCACTGGCTCTTCTTCTTTGGGCTATTGGTATTGATCCGAGGTCTACTAGGAATAATCCAGAAATGAGAGTGGTTATTCAATCCTTTTTGGTTGGACCTAGCTCACCTCTGCCAGATGAATCAAGACAAACTTGCAACAGTTGTGAGAATGCGCTTGAAGAATATACACATCAAAGcttttggtcattttttaagGCGGAATTGAGAATGCGTTTCCAGAGAACCAGAGTCAGCTAA